In a single window of the Nicotiana tomentosiformis chromosome 8, ASM39032v3, whole genome shotgun sequence genome:
- the LOC104108050 gene encoding protein yippee-like At4g27745, protein MAEVIGPRLYSCCNCRNEVALHDDVISKAFQGRNGRAFLFSHAMNVVVGLKEDRQLMTGLHTVADVYCSDCRVVLGWKYERAYEETQKYKEGKFVLEKSKIVKENW, encoded by the exons ATGGCTGAAGTGATTGGTCCAAGATTATATAGTTGCTGCAATTGTAGGAATGAAGTTGCACTGCACGATGATGTTATTTCTAAAGCATTTCAA GGAAGAAATGGTCGAGCATTTTTGTTCTCTCATGCAATGAACGTTGTTGTTGGGCTCAAAGAGGATAGACAACTCATGACTGGTCTCCATACAGTTGCTGATGTCTACTGCTCTGACTGTCGTGTGGTGTTGGGCTGGAAATACGAACGAGCTTATGAGGAGACACAGAAGTACAAGGAAGGCAAATTCGTACTTGAGAAGTCGAAGATTGTCAAGGAAAATTGGTAG